One window of the Shewanella maritima genome contains the following:
- the yciH gene encoding stress response translation initiation inhibitor YciH: MRIDPNISLVFSTDKGRIEQEKPVEEVPQGDGIVRIHKDSKGRKGKGVSVIKGLGLNAKELKALAQKLKKQCGCGGTVKEFNIEIQTDNREQIKTLLEKMDYKVKLAGG, from the coding sequence ATGAGAATTGATCCTAATATTTCACTGGTGTTCAGCACTGACAAAGGTCGTATTGAACAAGAAAAGCCGGTGGAAGAAGTCCCTCAAGGTGACGGTATTGTCCGTATCCATAAAGATAGCAAAGGTCGTAAAGGCAAAGGTGTTAGCGTTATTAAGGGCCTTGGGCTAAATGCGAAAGAGCTGAAAGCGCTAGCACAAAAGCTTAAAAAGCAATGCGGCTGTGGTGGCACGGTGAAAGAGTTCAATATCGAGATCCAAACCGATAACCGTGAACAAATTAAAACGTTACTTGAAAAAATGGACTACAAAGTAAAACTAGCGGGCGGCTAG
- a CDS encoding HAD-IIB family hydrolase: MTKQPIIYTDMDGTLLDHYDYSFTEAIPVMEALAERKIPIIANTSKTFAEMESIQQTLGFNAPFICENGAAVYIPKGYFTTQPQDTEERGYYWVKSFCQPRSHWIEVLTTQVTEFKKYYVGFSAMTVESLCSVTELTPAKAKLALMREHTEPLLWLGSENIKQQFIEKMQQLGAEMLEGGRFLHVGGQSDKAQAMNWLTMLYAFERAQTMYTIALGDSGNDIAMLNAADVAVQIKSPVHDFPLLHTKKPVLKSPYPGPRGWAHCLSELLLTPSLVEICDRAANQGA, encoded by the coding sequence ATGACAAAACAGCCAATAATCTATACCGATATGGATGGCACCTTGCTAGATCATTACGACTATAGCTTTACCGAGGCTATACCAGTAATGGAGGCTCTAGCTGAACGCAAAATTCCTATCATTGCCAACACCTCTAAAACCTTCGCTGAAATGGAATCTATTCAGCAAACCTTAGGCTTTAACGCGCCCTTTATTTGTGAAAATGGCGCTGCCGTTTACATTCCCAAAGGTTATTTCACCACACAACCGCAAGATACAGAGGAGCGTGGCTATTACTGGGTGAAATCGTTTTGCCAGCCTCGTAGTCACTGGATTGAGGTGCTTACGACCCAGGTTACTGAGTTCAAAAAATACTATGTTGGATTTTCTGCAATGACGGTTGAGTCGTTGTGCAGTGTGACTGAGCTAACCCCTGCAAAAGCCAAGCTTGCGCTGATGCGCGAACACACTGAGCCATTACTGTGGCTTGGAAGTGAGAATATCAAACAACAATTTATCGAAAAAATGCAGCAGCTTGGCGCTGAGATGCTAGAAGGTGGCCGCTTTTTGCATGTTGGTGGCCAGTCTGACAAAGCCCAAGCGATGAATTGGTTGACCATGCTATATGCCTTTGAGCGGGCTCAAACCATGTACACCATTGCATTAGGTGACAGTGGTAATGATATTGCCATGCTTAACGCTGCAGACGTGGCGGTGCAAATTAAATCTCCAGTTCATGATTTCCCCTTGTTGCATACCAAAAAGCCGGTGCTTAAAAGCCCGTATCCAGGTCCAAGAGGCTGGGCTCATTGTTTAAGTGAGCTGTTGCTTACTCCAAGCCTAGTCGAAATATGTGACCGCGCAGCTAATCAAGGTGCTTAA
- a CDS encoding GIY-YIG nuclease family protein, which yields MMANKKDGSIYIGVTSNLINRVYQHKAKLVKSHTQKYNINLLVYYEVHDEIGSAIEREKKLKRWRRSWKCQLIEKQNPDWLDLYQEIL from the coding sequence ATGATGGCCAATAAAAAGGATGGTTCAATTTATATCGGCGTCACCTCTAATTTGATCAATCGTGTTTATCAACATAAAGCGAAGTTGGTGAAAAGCCATACTCAGAAGTACAATATTAACCTGCTTGTATATTATGAAGTGCATGATGAAATTGGCTCTGCTATTGAACGAGAAAAGAAGCTAAAGCGGTGGAGGAGATCTTGGAAGTGTCAATTAATAGAAAAGCAAAATCCTGATTGGTTAGATTTATATCAAGAAATCTTATAA
- the ruvX gene encoding Holliday junction resolvase RuvX, translating into MLPQTVLGFDFGTKSIGIAIGQGVTATARPLLSIKATDGIPNWDKIGELIKEWQPDLVVVGLPLNMDGTEQEMTQRARKFANRINGRFGIKVATQDERLTTADAKARLFELGGYKALTKEQVDAVSAVLIVESYFENSFS; encoded by the coding sequence ATGTTGCCACAAACGGTTTTAGGCTTTGACTTTGGTACAAAAAGTATTGGCATTGCTATTGGTCAAGGCGTTACAGCAACTGCTAGGCCGTTGTTATCAATAAAAGCGACTGACGGCATTCCTAATTGGGATAAAATCGGTGAGCTGATTAAAGAATGGCAACCTGATCTTGTTGTAGTTGGCCTGCCACTTAACATGGATGGCACAGAGCAAGAGATGACGCAACGAGCTCGAAAATTTGCCAACCGTATTAATGGTCGATTTGGGATCAAGGTAGCAACTCAGGATGAGCGTTTAACCACCGCCGATGCTAAAGCGCGTTTATTTGAATTAGGGGGTTACAAGGCGCTGACCAAAGAGCAAGTTGACGCTGTATCTGCTGTACTGATTGTTGAAAGCTACTTTGAGAATAGCTTTAGTTAA
- a CDS encoding sugar phosphorylase has translation MYNTKLQVTDNTSGESLINENNSAHSDVRKQAKLLDSLIAKLIQQLAIIYANVELQQNYSAIAGNLVETMGLDADCHEPTPYSNLWSEQDIVLITYGDSVFTTSSTSSSAPLATLDKFCDEYLPELTGIHVLPFFPYSSDDGFAVMDYSTVNPSLGDWQDINRIASKRRLMADLVINHCSSRSVWFDNFIKQKTPGKDYFFTVDEDADISDVVRPRVSPLLRATRTENGVKQVWATFSHDQVDFDFRNPEVLIQFVRIIRLYLDMGVNIFRLDAVAFLWKVTGTKCINLPQTHEVIRLLRTLVEHAQPDAMIITETNIPNTQNLTYFGNANEAHGIYNFSLPPLLVNTLITGSCLYLKRWLMSMPPAQNGTTYFNFIASHDGIGLRPVEGLLQQEEVDTLVETMELFGGKVSWRADKEAQKAYEINIALIDALKGTIKGEDHLGFERFICAHTIMLALEGIPGIYIHSLLATRNDYQKVAATGQNRAINRHRWDINELIELLEDKHSQHHQVLSSLNHLIKLRKQQAAFHPNATQFTLHLGLQLFGIWRQSQDRQQSIFCISNVSDQDVTLPLTEINLIVSESWYELITSTKLEADMTSMTLAPYQTVWISNIAT, from the coding sequence ATGTACAACACTAAACTCCAAGTTACTGATAATACATCAGGTGAGAGTTTAATTAATGAGAATAACTCAGCACATAGTGATGTGAGAAAACAAGCCAAATTACTGGATAGCTTAATTGCTAAATTAATCCAGCAATTGGCAATCATTTATGCAAACGTTGAGTTACAGCAAAACTACAGCGCTATTGCCGGAAATCTCGTTGAAACTATGGGATTGGATGCAGATTGCCATGAGCCAACGCCATACAGTAATTTGTGGAGCGAGCAAGATATTGTGCTCATTACTTATGGTGATAGCGTGTTTACAACATCATCAACCAGCAGCAGTGCACCTTTAGCGACCCTGGATAAGTTTTGTGACGAGTATTTACCTGAACTGACCGGTATCCATGTTTTGCCATTTTTTCCATATAGCTCAGACGATGGCTTTGCGGTAATGGATTATTCTACAGTGAATCCTTCCTTAGGAGATTGGCAAGACATTAATCGTATTGCGAGTAAGCGTAGGTTAATGGCCGACTTGGTGATTAATCACTGCTCAAGTCGCAGTGTATGGTTTGATAACTTCATTAAGCAAAAAACACCTGGCAAAGATTACTTTTTTACTGTTGACGAAGATGCCGATATCTCAGATGTCGTGCGTCCAAGGGTATCGCCTCTATTGCGGGCAACCCGAACAGAAAATGGTGTAAAGCAGGTGTGGGCGACCTTTAGTCACGATCAAGTCGACTTTGATTTTCGTAATCCTGAGGTGTTAATCCAATTTGTGAGGATCATTCGTCTGTATTTGGATATGGGCGTCAATATATTCAGGTTAGATGCAGTGGCATTTTTGTGGAAGGTCACTGGTACTAAGTGCATCAACTTGCCACAAACCCATGAGGTTATTCGTCTACTGCGCACGCTGGTGGAACACGCTCAGCCAGATGCGATGATCATTACCGAAACTAATATCCCTAACACTCAAAATTTAACCTACTTTGGTAATGCTAATGAGGCACATGGTATTTATAACTTTTCTCTGCCGCCGTTGTTAGTTAATACCCTGATTACCGGAAGCTGCTTATATCTAAAACGCTGGTTAATGAGCATGCCGCCAGCACAGAATGGCACTACGTATTTCAACTTCATTGCTTCCCACGATGGAATAGGCCTAAGGCCTGTCGAAGGGTTACTGCAGCAAGAAGAGGTGGATACATTAGTGGAAACCATGGAGCTGTTTGGCGGTAAAGTGTCATGGCGAGCAGATAAAGAGGCTCAAAAAGCCTATGAAATCAATATCGCGTTAATCGACGCTCTCAAAGGCACGATTAAGGGAGAAGACCACCTCGGCTTCGAGCGTTTTATTTGCGCCCATACCATCATGCTAGCACTTGAAGGCATACCGGGAATTTATATCCATTCACTATTGGCCACTCGCAATGATTACCAAAAGGTAGCTGCAACCGGGCAAAATAGGGCAATCAATCGCCATCGCTGGGATATAAATGAATTAATCGAATTGCTTGAAGATAAGCATAGCCAGCACCATCAAGTACTAAGCAGCCTTAATCATTTAATTAAGCTACGTAAACAACAGGCAGCATTTCATCCAAACGCGACTCAGTTCACCTTGCATCTAGGGTTACAGCTGTTTGGAATTTGGAGGCAAAGTCAGGACAGGCAGCAAAGCATTTTCTGTATCAGTAATGTGAGTGATCAAGACGTGACTTTACCGCTAACCGAAATCAACCTTATTGTGTCAGAGTCTTGGTATGAGCTAATTACAAGCACCAAATTAGAAGCGGATATGACCAGCATGACGCTAGCGCCATATCAGACGGTATGGATAAGCAATATTGCAACATAA
- a CDS encoding glycosyl transferase: protein MADFYQNGIVTTLHNLSQRSDEALEAELIKFAKVRPLGLILPSLFSELEGEAMPDIVSKLAQVPYLSEIVIGLDRADKAQYQHALTFFKDLPQHHRVLWNDGPRLKELDAKLEKLGLAPQEMGKGRNVWYCMGYILASGKSESIALHDCDIVTYEKSLLSRLLYPVANPQFNYEFTKGYYARIANGKINGRVSRLLVTPLIKALKRVVGYNDYLEYMDSFRYPLAGEFSFRRDVLNDLRIPSDWGLEIGVLSEMQRNYAHNRICQVDIADNYDHKHQDLSLDNTEAGLSKMSIDITKAFFRKLATQGETFSCETFRSLKATYYRIALDYVENYHNDALMNGLTTDIHLEEKAVEMFAQNIVTAGQRFLDNPMETPFMPTWSRVISAMPDVLTKLKAAVDADHAEFM, encoded by the coding sequence ATGGCTGATTTTTATCAAAATGGCATAGTGACCACATTACATAATCTTTCCCAACGAAGTGACGAAGCACTTGAAGCTGAGTTAATAAAGTTCGCCAAGGTGCGACCATTGGGTTTAATACTACCTTCATTGTTTTCAGAGCTCGAAGGCGAGGCAATGCCTGACATCGTTAGTAAACTTGCTCAGGTGCCATATCTTAGTGAAATCGTTATTGGTTTAGATAGAGCTGACAAAGCACAATACCAGCATGCACTTACATTCTTTAAGGATTTGCCTCAGCATCATAGAGTGCTGTGGAATGATGGCCCAAGACTAAAAGAACTTGATGCCAAGCTAGAAAAGCTTGGACTGGCACCGCAAGAAATGGGCAAAGGGCGCAATGTTTGGTATTGCATGGGCTACATTCTGGCGTCAGGTAAATCTGAATCTATTGCGCTGCATGACTGCGATATAGTGACATACGAGAAATCACTGCTTTCAAGGTTGTTATACCCAGTAGCTAACCCGCAATTTAACTATGAATTTACCAAAGGCTATTATGCGCGGATCGCCAACGGCAAGATCAATGGCCGCGTTTCCAGGTTGCTGGTAACACCGTTAATTAAAGCCTTAAAGCGAGTTGTTGGTTATAACGATTATTTAGAATACATGGATAGCTTTCGCTACCCGCTAGCGGGGGAGTTTTCTTTTAGGCGGGATGTACTCAATGACCTGCGTATTCCCAGTGACTGGGGACTTGAAATCGGCGTGCTTAGTGAAATGCAGCGCAATTATGCTCACAACCGCATTTGTCAGGTTGATATTGCAGATAACTACGATCACAAGCATCAGGACTTATCGCTAGATAACACTGAAGCTGGTTTGTCGAAAATGTCGATTGATATTACTAAGGCGTTTTTCCGCAAGCTTGCTACCCAAGGTGAAACCTTCAGCTGTGAAACCTTCCGCTCGTTAAAAGCGACTTATTATCGAATTGCCCTGGATTATGTTGAGAACTATCACAATGACGCGTTAATGAACGGGTTGACCACTGACATTCACCTGGAAGAAAAGGCGGTGGAGATGTTTGCGCAAAATATCGTTACGGCAGGGCAGCGATTTTTAGACAATCCAATGGAAACACCATTTATGCCAACTTGGAGCCGGGTGATAAGTGCGATGCCAGATGTGCTTACAAAACTCAAAGCGGCAGTTGATGCAGATCATGCGGAGTTTATGTAG
- a CDS encoding DUF4136 domain-containing protein yields MKKLFAFIAIAALSACSSLKTNSDFDPGVSFDQYKSFAWIEKKSDSQYHLDGLMDQRVRNAVNNEMTAKGLKQVGAESADLLVNYLTKVDKKINVDTFHTNYGYNPYYYRGWGYGGSMQSHTTVREYEVGTLIIDLVDNKTDKLVWRGTVADTIKNKSTPEEREQLINEAINKVMLNFPPKPES; encoded by the coding sequence ATGAAAAAATTATTTGCCTTTATCGCCATCGCTGCACTTTCTGCGTGTAGCTCGTTAAAAACTAACTCTGACTTCGATCCGGGTGTGTCATTTGACCAATACAAGAGCTTTGCCTGGATTGAAAAGAAATCAGATAGCCAGTACCACCTTGATGGCCTAATGGACCAACGTGTTCGCAATGCGGTAAATAACGAAATGACGGCAAAAGGGCTAAAACAAGTCGGCGCTGAATCTGCAGACTTATTAGTTAACTACTTAACCAAAGTAGACAAGAAGATTAATGTAGACACCTTCCATACGAACTATGGTTATAACCCATATTACTACCGTGGTTGGGGTTACGGTGGCAGCATGCAAAGCCACACAACCGTGCGCGAGTACGAGGTAGGCACATTGATTATCGACTTAGTTGATAATAAAACTGACAAACTAGTATGGCGTGGTACAGTTGCTGACACCATCAAAAACAAGAGCACACCTGAAGAGCGAGAGCAGCTGATCAATGAAGCGATCAACAAAGTGATGTTAAACTTTCCTCCTAAGCCAGAAAGCTAA
- the hemH gene encoding ferrochelatase produces the protein MYKFSGLDKDTGHQARGKKGVLLMNLGTPDEPTTPSVRRYLAEFLSDPRVVEIPRLVWLTILHGIILRTRPAKSAALYKEIWTENGSPLMDISKRQQAKLQAQLDEQGIDAKVYLAMRYGNPSTASTLQQMHKEGVDEITVLPLYPQYAGPTSGTVFDAIARELMKWRFVPSINFINTYHDNQDYIDALAESIEQDFAMHGKPKKLVMSYHGMPKRNHLLGDPYYCFCAKTTRLVVEKLGLTEDDYVMTFQSRFGKAEWLGPYTDATIEQLGNTGVDDIAVICPAFSADCLETLEEIKGENREVFEEAGGKQFRYIEALNDHPSHIKMMLGLVEPYLK, from the coding sequence GTGTATAAGTTTTCTGGGTTAGATAAAGATACTGGTCATCAAGCCAGAGGGAAGAAAGGCGTGTTATTAATGAATTTAGGAACGCCGGATGAGCCAACAACGCCATCAGTGAGGCGTTACCTTGCTGAGTTTTTGTCTGACCCGCGCGTGGTGGAAATCCCAAGATTGGTTTGGCTAACTATTTTGCACGGTATTATTCTGCGTACACGCCCAGCCAAATCTGCCGCACTTTATAAAGAGATTTGGACTGAAAACGGTTCGCCTTTGATGGATATTAGTAAACGCCAACAAGCAAAGTTACAAGCACAACTTGATGAGCAAGGTATCGATGCTAAAGTGTATTTAGCGATGCGTTACGGCAACCCATCTACCGCGTCGACGTTACAACAAATGCATAAAGAAGGCGTAGATGAAATCACAGTACTGCCGCTTTATCCTCAATATGCCGGCCCAACGAGCGGCACGGTATTTGATGCCATCGCGCGTGAGTTGATGAAGTGGCGCTTTGTGCCGTCGATTAACTTCATTAATACTTATCATGATAACCAGGACTATATTGATGCTTTAGCTGAGTCGATTGAGCAAGACTTTGCTATGCATGGCAAGCCTAAAAAGTTGGTTATGTCGTATCACGGTATGCCAAAGCGCAATCACTTGCTTGGCGACCCATACTATTGCTTCTGTGCTAAAACAACGCGTTTAGTGGTCGAGAAGTTAGGGTTAACAGAAGATGACTATGTGATGACCTTCCAGTCTCGCTTTGGTAAAGCGGAGTGGTTAGGGCCATACACTGACGCCACAATTGAACAGTTAGGTAACACAGGCGTTGATGACATAGCTGTTATCTGCCCTGCGTTCAGTGCCGACTGCTTAGAAACTCTTGAAGAAATCAAGGGTGAGAACCGTGAAGTGTTTGAAGAGGCCGGCGGTAAGCAGTTCCGCTATATCGAAGCATTGAATGACCACCCAAGTCACATCAAGATGATGCTAGGTTTGGTTGAGCCGTACTTAAAGTAA
- a CDS encoding YqgE/AlgH family protein, whose product MESLQDHLLIAMPSLNDTFFEKSVIYICEHDDKGAMGLVINRPVGIDVESLLEQMAMATDDEDVVAVVAPSTSSNKLAAQVVVGGPVAPERGFVLHTPKKAWSNSFQVSDYCVLTSSRDVLSSLATEDAPDNYIVALGYSGWGKDQLEQELADNTWLTIKATPELLYDLDYDSLWQKAAKQLGIDIWQLTDQVGHA is encoded by the coding sequence ATGGAAAGCTTGCAAGATCATCTACTTATCGCCATGCCATCTCTTAACGACACCTTTTTTGAGAAGAGTGTGATTTATATCTGTGAGCATGATGACAAAGGCGCAATGGGGCTCGTTATTAATCGCCCCGTTGGTATTGATGTTGAAAGCTTGCTTGAACAAATGGCCATGGCAACCGATGATGAAGACGTTGTCGCGGTAGTAGCCCCATCGACGTCAAGTAACAAGCTCGCCGCTCAGGTTGTGGTCGGTGGACCTGTTGCGCCAGAGCGCGGCTTTGTATTGCACACACCTAAAAAAGCCTGGAGTAATAGTTTTCAGGTGAGTGACTACTGTGTGCTCACTTCATCAAGAGATGTACTCAGTTCGCTAGCAACAGAAGACGCGCCAGATAACTATATTGTTGCTTTGGGCTATTCAGGTTGGGGCAAAGATCAACTTGAGCAAGAGCTTGCAGACAATACCTGGTTAACCATTAAAGCAACGCCCGAGCTACTTTACGATTTAGATTACGATAGCCTCTGGCAAAAAGCGGCGAAACAATTAGGTATTGATATTTGGCAATTGACTGATCAAGTTGGCCATGCTTAA